The sequence CTTCCTCACCAATAAGAAGAGCATCGGCAGGTTTCACCCGTACACCCGCTATGAGAACATCACCTTCAACTGCTGCGAGCGCTGCTCAGGAGACATCCTGGTGCTGTAGAGGCCGAAGAGCAACAACACGTCCTGACACCAGCCCAGCATCAGAACTTTATATCGAATGGTCTGGACAGGAATGGACGACGGTGGAACACGCTGCCTTTTTTGTTGAGTGACATGAAAAGATGGCAGCTTTTTGCATCTTTGGCTGTTCCACCGAGTTGAGTTCATATCAGCAGACAGTTATATTTATCAAACTTTAGAGAACGGTTTTAAATTTGATCAACCTGATGTTTATTTAGTTCTCTTTGAGAAAATTTTGTTTTGCACATGTTGATTGCATTTCAGAGCCTGGTCTAAACCATGGAAAGTGTTATTTATTTCTGGAATGTGAGATCAAGATGAGTCTGTGTTACATGGTGAACAGACGCCTTTTAGCTTCTTCTGACTTTCCTCATGTTATGTTCTCAAGTCAGTTTGCACACCACAGAGCAAATGACAAGACGTGCAGAAGAAGTGGGAGTCTGTTCTGAAAAGGAAAGTCTTACATACACTGTGACTGTGCAACAGGTTCACCTCAGTTCCTCTGTATGATGGTGCTGTCATATTTCAACAACATTGTATTTATGAATTTTGAGTATTGAATGCTGTAAAGTATTCACAAGACATTCAACCCTTTGGATGTTTATCAAAGGTTCGACTGATTTATTGAGCAGCAGCATCTTTTAAAAAAGGTcttatattttcaaatgcagTTTGAATGAGAACTTTAAAGCAACGAAGTTCTGATATTTTTCcagatatttgatttgttttacttgAATCGTGTTATATTCATTTGGgggatgtttttattatttattatataaaaaaacaaaacaggataCAACAATGAAATGACGgtgtttttgtaataaaaaaagaagctgtgtTATACTTTGGTTTACTTCATCTGTATAAATGATGGTGATGCTataatttatttagaaaaattatTCGTACATCATTTGTATATCAGATCAAAAATAAAGACCAAAGTAGTTTTTACCGTTTTTAAAttgtcatgtattttttaacatttcctcACAGTGCTTTTAACTCAAATGTCCTTATTACAAATTGTTACAGATTTTGAAGGCTTCACTCATCATTCCACCACACTTTGCTGGCCTTATTTCTTTGTTCCACGTTGTTCTTAAAAGAAGTCCGTACTTTGGTcacagctgctttgttttctctgtcactGGACACTCCAGCCATTCTGTCTCTGCCGGTGAACCTGGGCTCAGTATGTGACCTGTAAAGACCCTGGTCCCCAGTTTTAAATGTCCTTTCTCCAGATCTGAACAGCCTGTCTCCATCCTCTCTTGGCCCATGATTTGTGACTCCCCGGCCCTTGTTGTGGATAATCCCTTtatgctgctgatgctgctgctgctgcggctggaGGAATCCATCGTGCTTCCTCTTGGGCACGAATGTCAACGCCTCCTCCCATTTCCCCGTATCCTTGAGAGCGAGCATGATGCGGATCatctggtccagagtcagatttTTGGCCCCTATCTCCCAGTGCAGGAACTCGTCCAGCGGTAAACGGGCCGTGGCCAGCTTCAGACGCTTGGCGTTGGCGAGGGACAAGCCCGACTGGATGGACTTGTCTACCAGAGCTCCGATGATGTAGACCTTGGAGTGGTCGAAGGTGCGGAGGACGTTGGGGGAGTCGGCGGTGAGGTACACGAGCCGGTCCCGGGGGAACACATCGACGTGCTGGCGCTCCGTGCTGGTGATGAGCAGGCGGTCCCAGGTCTCCTCACCATAGCGTTTGAGCAGCTCCGTCTCGTAGGCACCACCCGGCTGCAGGTTACAGAAGTGGAGGTGGTAGGGCTCGCTGGCACGCCGGTTCCACCCGTCCACCTCCATCAGCTGGGACACTGTGTTCTCCAGCTCCCGCCTGGACATGTTGGAGGAGTAGCTCAGGTCAAACACCAGCGGCTGGTTGAACAGCATGGCCTGGGCGCTCTTCCAGGCCAGCACTTTGTCCAGGGAGCGGCTCCAGAACTTGAGGAGGAAGGTgtttctcatctcctctgtaTCAccgccctcctccctccttcgcTCCAGCATGGCTTCCCTCTCcaccttcctctgctgctgcttctccttgtGGCTCCGCTTGTAGCCCTCCTTGATGGCCAGGTACTTCAGGTACTTCTTCCTGGCGGACTTGGTGGTGAGCTTCGACAGCTCATCCACCTCCTCGTCCGTCATCTCTACGGGTACCAGCTTCCCAGCCTGCCGCCACATCACGACCAGATCCCTGGTGGCCTCCAGGGAAGAAACGCCACCTTTCTCATCCTGGTCGCTTCCATCCTCGTCATCGTCGACCTGTTGTCTCTCTTCTGATGCAGCTTTCGATCTCATCACAGATTTCCATTTGTCCAGATCGACTCTGGACAAACAGTCTGACTTGTCTCCTTCAGGCTGCAGAGCATCTTTCCACACCGGGCTGCCGGTGCTGAGGAGGCGGACCGACATGGAGGCTCTGTGGTGACAGACTGGGAGAAAGCCTGGGAGCTTCTGTCGCCTGGTGACACAAGATGCCACAAACCGACTGCACCTGTAGACTTCATGAAACCCCTGGATGTTGAAGAGCCGCAACATCGCGAGGAAGAAGCTGCAACTGAGAGCTCAGGCTAGGAAATAAACACTTCCGCTACGAGTCGAATGGTTTAAACGGAACACAGGAAGCTACGGAGGAAGACCCgtttctgtgacattttataaaatagTTACAAGTTAAAGCTGACCCGTATTTCACGTCTGAATACTCCAGGAATTTAGCTCCACCTGGTCTGTGTCCATGCTTGTCAGAAAGATATGGAAGGTCACGTTGCCCCACGGTGTCGCAGTGTAATATGACGTAGTGAAATTAAACTTAGTGTTATTTTACCCTGCTGACCGCAGCATATTGATAAACCAATAGAAACTCACTGTAGGTTTTATCCTCTGTAAAATACCACGATAGATCATGCTAATactctttattattatattacatatatattgtttttgcagtacaaatatttttgcttttgtttccaGGTGAATGTTTTACAGCGTTGCACAGCGGCATGGACGTAACTTCCTCTCGGTAACAAAATAAGACGTTTCGTTAGCCGCCAACATGAGTTACTTTTTGCCGAAATTAACTTGTAAAAAAGACATAGATGAGGTTATTAAATGTGTGGCGGAGAAAGTCGTAGTTCTGAGGTTCGGCAGAGACGAAGACTCGGTTTGTCTCCAGCTCGACGAGATTGTAAGAAAGACAAATAGATACAAGAACCGCTGctcagagtctgtgtgtttatgctaATGTATTAATCTGTCGTTTCTGTCTTACTGCAGTTGTCAAAAACTTCCCACGACCTCAGCAACATGGCGTCGATCTACATCGTGGATGTGAATAAAGCTCCGATCTACACGAGATACTTTGACATCAGCTACATCCCCTCCACCGTCTTCTTCTTCAACGGGCAGCACATGAAGGTGGATTACGGGTGAGAGAACTGCTGAAAATACGATAATTAAGGTTTTCAGTATTAAATGACAGCCACAGCTTCTCAGAGCGATGACTTCTACCTACTTGTTTGATTTAGTAAAATCGAGAAGTGTAAAATATCCATCATGATTGCTAAGAGTCCAAACTGACATATTTAAACTGTTTGTGAATGGACTATAATAATCCTTTATATATACAAAGTAATACAAGCTGCAGATAGTTTTATGTCACCAATCATAGATGCTGCTGATGTAAAGAGGCAAACAGCTTTTCAACATTTATGTTCCTGGGATGGATCTTGGTGTTCAAACATATgtgttggaaataaaaagattttaCCAGCTGGATGCGACAGTGTATGGACACCAAAGAAAAAGCATTATGATATCTGCTAAATTTGGTTATCACTTCATTATTTGTACACATCTAAACAAAGCTCAAATAGCAACCAGTAGCAACTTAGTCGCTACACATTCAGTCAATCAAATAGTAATAATCATCTCCATAAATTTACAGAGCCAAAGGCTAAAACTTAAAATGTCTTGTCTTGTCTGACCAACCATGATACATGACAAGAAACAGCCTAAAAACGGCTAATTTTTCAATCTGTTAATCGACTAATTTATTAACTGAACATCTTTGATTTAAAGTCACACAATCCAGCTGCAATCTGGTTGTGGAAATAACAGATTCACatcaaaacatacaaacattgAGCTACCACAGGCGTGAACACTGTGATGAAACTTTATAATCCCGGATTTATGTTTGGTTGATAATAAttttacttttctctctttcagctcCCCAGATCACACCAAATTTGTCGGCAGTTTTAAGACAAAGCAAGATTTCATGGATCTGATTGAAGTCATATACAGAGGAGCCATGCGGGGAAAGATGATTGTTCAGAGTCCCATCGACCCTCGGAATATTCCCAAATATGATCTCCTCTATCATGGAATTTAAACTCAGGACGTCCACTGTGTGGCCTTACGAACATAATATTTGGTTTCAGAGACGCATCTGCCACTGCTGATTGATTAAGTCACAAAAATGTCTTCAACCTTCAGATACTAAACAACTGTCTGAAGAAGTTTTCATCTCAAGTCTTGCAGATTAGGAGCCTGATTAAATATGTTCACTCTCCAACAGAAGCTAAACATTACATGACCCCTTACCTTttgttctctgttgtgtgtttgcgaAGTTTTGATACATGCAGGTTCCAGTCAGTGGTTTCATAATATTCCACTAATCGACTGGTTCCCCAGGAACATGAAGGTGCTGTTGAGGAAAAGTGAAAGCTTGTAAATATGGATATCATAGTTTTGAAGAATTATAATCTGAGAAATGCAGAAAGTTAACTGAAACTTTGTTTACTAGAAACCTTCAAAGGACCCTGGTGTACTTACACAAACTTCACCTAAACCTCATATAGTGTGACTGTGACTGACTACTATAGAACTAATAtacacaataaaatgtttaagaTCCcatattcaaatgtattaaCAGCAGGACAtttttatgttcatgttttacGGATAGTGTATGAGTTTAGAAGAATGAATCCATGTAGCTTtgctgtaatttattttttcccatgTAAAAATATGTCTTGTGCTTTTTTGATATTTCCAATGGAAATGAGCTGTTTATTGGCAAAACGATACATGCTATGTCGTGGCAATAAACTTTTATATGTTACAACGCACCAgagtttttttcccccgtctTCCTGTTAACTGTTTTGAGTTAATGTTTACAGTGTAGGGTTCATTTGTAGGTTTACAGTTTCTCAGTGTAAAGAGGAGCAGCTTTTGTCTGGATTGTGTTCACAGTCATCACATTGCTTCATCATGCAAACTGTAAGACATGTTTTTCACTGAGGGATAGGAAAAAAAGGAATAGAACAAAAACGAAACAAAAacgaaacaaaaaacacatacagatgATAACAATTTACAGTTAATAACTTTCATTCAGGTAGGGATTATAAGAGGATGTTGTATCAGACTACATTAGTTTCACTTAATAAATAACGATGTATAAGTCTGTTGCTATGAATATGACTGGTTCATTTTAAACTctggcttttattgtgaaaaacccTCGGACAGACCGGAAGTGATTCTTCTTCTGAAGGAACACTGCCGGAAGTGGTGTAGCAGAAATGGCAGCGACCTTCTTCAGAGCGTGTTCACGTCAGTTTAGTTAATTCACTGAATATAATGTTCATGTGTCGACCCCAAGAAGTGAAGGTCCAGTGTCTGTAGAGTTCAGCTCAACATCACCGACATGATCTCATTCATCAAGGCCGCTGCAGGCGGACTGACCGGAATCTGCAGATCCTCCGGTCACCGACAAGGTAACGACACTGACACTGTCTGTGCTGTATTTATTCTCCTATCGGTATATTTAACAGGTAGTGTGCATATGAATAAACACTAGATCAATTATATAAGGACATGGAAGGACACTAAAGATATTATTTAACTAACAGTATTATGATAAGTTGTTGACAAAGATATAAAGTAAAGAACAATTATCTGGTGCAGTAATTGTGAGGCATTCAAAACATGTATTGCGATACAACTATAATTGTCTAAATAATATAGTATAAACTTTATATAATCCTTGGCGGAGGTTATAACTCAGAAGCAGGCGTTTGTCAAATTCAGAAATGTAAGCTGAGCTAATTAAGCATTAACATATGATCATTCTGTTTTAACAGGTCCTTTGTACAGCCACTTGAAAGTCCTGGTTGCTGGACTCAAGACGTATGACATCCCACCAGACTTCAGTGGTAAGTATTTATCATCTGAtcatgtatttgttgttttgtcttatgtatttttgatttattgcaCAAAATAATGACAAGTGTGCATGTCAACAGCGGAGTGGCAAAACCACAGAGTTCACAGACATTTGAGTTGATCCAGattttggataaaaaaaaaaaaaactcagttaAACAAGACGTGTGTCCTTGAAATagtatattattgttattctcATGTTTCTTTGTTCTTGTGTTTACCTTTCGTAGATGTGGTGCTACCGGAGAAACCTAAACTGAAGTTCATTAACAAGGTGCCCAACTTAAAAAAGGCCaaaaaagagatgaagaagcTACGTGATATCCAAGGACCGGCGAGGGCAGCAAATACCTTCACTACAGGATCGTACGCTATCGTGGTGAGTCCATTTATCCACTGTAAACATTACCGCTGCTCAAATAATTAAAGTCTATGAAAATGATATACTTTCACCTGATTCATTGATTCAACTGACATTTTGCTcttctgctgtctctctctctgatgttcaGGCCCTAGGCGGGGGCTACCTACACTGGGGTCACATTGAGATGATTCGTCTAACCATCAACCGCAAGATGGATTCCCGGACTACATTTGCCCGGTGGCGCGTCAATGCACCATACAAGCCCCTCACGCGTAAAGGTCTGGGTCAGCGCATGGGTGGAGGAAAGGGAGCCATCGACCACTATGTGACGCCTGTGCGCTACGGCCGTTTAATCGTGGAGGTGGGAGGAAAAGTGGAGCTGGGGGAGGTGCAGCATATCTTGATTGAGGTGGCAAAGAAGCTGCCTTTCCCTgccaaggtgagaaaacaaAGATCTACTTTGCCATTTTCTATATTAACAAACGTAATGTGTTCTGAAAGTATTTTAAATTGAGTACTAACGTCtagaataaaacaattatttctttTGAACACTGTAATTGCAATTCATTTCAACcttctgctttttttctctcttgtatttctgtgttaaaatgttttatcattgATGTTTTTCCAGGTCATGAGCAGAGAGAGCCTAGCAGAACTGCATCAGAAGCAGGCTGATATGGAGGAGAACAACCAGAATCCCTGGACCTTTAAGCAGATTGTGCAGGGCAACATGCTGGGGATCAGGAAGGTGCTCAGCCCCTTTGACCTGCACAACCATGGACGCTTCACTGGCAAATTTCACATCCCAGGGAGGGTGTGACAGGCCTGAGGGACTAGAATCAATAAACTGTGGCACCATCCAGAAGAACTGTTGAAGAAGGAATCAACATTTTGGAAACCAGACTTTCTGTCACATTTGTAAAAACTTTTTTCCATATTTGTTTTGGCATCGTTATTAGAGCCATTGTCATTTTGTTAAACAGACACTCTTACCATTTTTCTGCtttgaacaaacaaataaaatatgtatttcagTTTCACATTGTGACTCaagtgttttgaaaatattCAATTTGAGTCTTTTTGATTTATCAACTAAATTgtcaagaacaaaaaaaacatacagttGAAGAGAAAGTATTTActtctgtttataaaaaaatacgATCATAACAAACATTCCAAAATCTAAAGGAACTAATTTAATTGGATGACGAGAGATGCTTCTCATCCTATAGCAACATTTGTCAGGGTTACACTTGTACATGCTCTGTCATTTGTTGCATTAAAAGTCCAACACAATGTCACATTCAGAGAcagtgtgaaaataaacatgatcttaaaaaaatatttggataTGAggatattgaaataaatatacCATTGATATAAAGTTGAGTCATATATGAGCAGGGAGATCCCAAGTGTTAgttataataaaaccttttatttatgGCCTTAAAGGATAGTGATAAAAGCAATGTGACACAAAGATCAGTacaaaaaaactgtaaacaaaacattttgtagGTTTGCCAAAtgatatttaattatattatatatttactaTACTTGATGTCTCCAGAACGACAGATCtatattaaaagtttttttaaataatgtcaatTACCTTTCaatctattttaaataattGGTGCTCTATGCCCTATCCTTTTCCTAACAGGTAGCGTTTTGGTCCTGGCGTATTAATGCAGTGGTAACTTTCTAGTATAATTGAAATGAGCCATGTTTGTACATGCATCAATGACCTcacatattaatatttcatcttaACATGAGCACCTTCCATTTTAAGCACAAGTGATGAAATGTATTCAGCCTGAGTAGAGGAGCCGCTGCCTGACAGACCTACTCCGGGGCAAGTTATACCACGTTCCACGCATGCGCGTTATTCGAAAGTAACCGCGAAAAGCAGCTCGTAGGCTAACGAGTCATGAGCTCAAGTTATTAAACTAACATGTCTGCGGTAGTTCTGACTTAACGGAATATACAACTTGTGTTCAAGGCGAGTTTTAACACAACGGAAGTACACGTTTATGTTAGCCGCTGCACCGGtgctgctttgtttgtgttagCTTAGCTCAGCCAGACATTAACGTCACGTTACTTTACATCAGCTCGCCAGCAGATACAAAATGAAACCTGTACGAGGCTCCAGCCGGCCGCCATCCAAAGCTCCTGGTTtaaaacacaagaagaagacGACGAAAGAGACGAAGAAACAACAGACAGCACAGACGGCACAACAACAGGTGAGTGTTGACTCGTGTCTGTAGTGTACTTTCGGTCTGTGGTTGACATGTGAGCTACTGTTGTTGATGCTTCATGGTGTGTTTACTGCAGGACGGAAGAGCAGCACAGAAGAGAAAAGGTAAGAGCCACATGTCAGCACGAGACAATAACAAGAGGGAGGTGACATATCTGTGTCTCTCAATGAAAGACAAtcacttgataaacagcaaaacctTTTATAAATCTGAGCTTCATCAATAGTTATACTGTGCATGCACAATTtgtattatacattttatattggacttttgttatattgctattgatgacatcaaacagttattattattgtttcatttctcATGGTCTTATAGTAAACATATGAGACCATGTAGGGTTAATGATGGATCACCTCTCTGGCTTTGGTCctcaaagcaaacaaacaaactgttgttgtcttttttggtTCTTCTTGTGTCTGGAGCAGCTGAAGATTCTCCTTCGAATGCAAAGAAAGTCAAGGGACAAAATAACTGGAAGCCGTTGCCACAGTCCACCATCGTTTCTCTGGAGAACATAATGGACCTGTCATTGCTGTGAGTTTCAATGCTCAACACCTGTGAGCCTCTCGTTGCTGCGCTGAAAaggattgtttattttttttggcttattaaatcaattttcctttcttcaaaagttgatgcgtttttattttattgtagcGTGTCAATAGACAGTCTGCCTTCTACAACAGAACAGTTTTGCACCCTTCACTTGTTTTATAGATATATTTTGCTGTATGGACATTCAGACACTAACAAATACAAGACACAAAATTAGGTGTTAAGCCTCTCAAGAGAACATGACCTGGGGGCCTGGTGAGTTAGATTGAAAGTTTAGCAGAAGGGCATCATCCCATTCTCCCATTCCTCTGTTCATATAGATCTCCTCAATCTATAATCAGA comes from Platichthys flesus chromosome 1, fPlaFle2.1, whole genome shotgun sequence and encodes:
- the trmt10c gene encoding tRNA methyltransferase 10 homolog C, translating into MLRLFNIQGFHEVYRCSRFVASCVTRRQKLPGFLPVCHHRASMSVRLLSTGSPVWKDALQPEGDKSDCLSRVDLDKWKSVMRSKAASEERQQVDDDEDGSDQDEKGGVSSLEATRDLVVMWRQAGKLVPVEMTDEEVDELSKLTTKSARKKYLKYLAIKEGYKRSHKEKQQQRKVEREAMLERRREEGGDTEEMRNTFLLKFWSRSLDKVLAWKSAQAMLFNQPLVFDLSYSSNMSRRELENTVSQLMEVDGWNRRASEPYHLHFCNLQPGGAYETELLKRYGEETWDRLLITSTERQHVDVFPRDRLVYLTADSPNVLRTFDHSKVYIIGALVDKSIQSGLSLANAKRLKLATARLPLDEFLHWEIGAKNLTLDQMIRIMLALKDTGKWEEALTFVPKRKHDGFLQPQQQQHQQHKGIIHNKGRGVTNHGPREDGDRLFRSGERTFKTGDQGLYRSHTEPRFTGRDRMAGVSSDRENKAAVTKVRTSFKNNVEQRNKASKVWWNDE
- the txnl4b gene encoding thioredoxin-like protein 4B, with protein sequence MSYFLPKLTCKKDIDEVIKCVAEKVVVLRFGRDEDSVCLQLDEILSKTSHDLSNMASIYIVDVNKAPIYTRYFDISYIPSTVFFFNGQHMKVDYGSPDHTKFVGSFKTKQDFMDLIEVIYRGAMRGKMIVQSPIDPRNIPKYDLLYHGI
- the mrpl16 gene encoding 39S ribosomal protein L16, mitochondrial translates to MISFIKAAAGGLTGICRSSGHRQGPLYSHLKVLVAGLKTYDIPPDFSDVVLPEKPKLKFINKVPNLKKAKKEMKKLRDIQGPARAANTFTTGSYAIVALGGGYLHWGHIEMIRLTINRKMDSRTTFARWRVNAPYKPLTRKGLGQRMGGGKGAIDHYVTPVRYGRLIVEVGGKVELGEVQHILIEVAKKLPFPAKVMSRESLAELHQKQADMEENNQNPWTFKQIVQGNMLGIRKVLSPFDLHNHGRFTGKFHIPGRV